In Tistrella mobilis, the genomic window CACGCGCAACATCAAGGTGGCGCTGAAGCGGCTGCGCGCTTTCGTGCGCGAAGGATCCGACCTGGAACTGGATCTGGATGACACGATCCGTTCCACGGCGCGCAACGCCGGCTGGCTGGACCTGAAGCTTGTGCCGGAAAAGCGCAACAAGGTGAAGGTGCTGCTGTTTCTGGATGTCGGCGGATCGATGGATGATCATGTCAAGATCTGCGAAGAGCTGTTCAGTGCCGCACGCACCGAGCTGAAGCATCTGGAGTATTACTACTTTCACAATTTCATCTACGAGAACGTGTGGAAGGACAATTACCGCCGCTTCTCGGAACGCACCCCCACCATGGATGTGCTGAACAAGTTCGGCCCCGACTACAAGGTGATCTTCGTCGGCGATGCGACCATGAGCGCCTACGAAATCGTGATGCCGGGCGGATCGGTCGAGCATTGGAACGAGGAATCGGGCCAGGTCTGGCTGAAGCGCTTCACCGACCATTTCCCCAAGATGGTCTGGCTGAACCCCGAACCCCAGCAGCGCTGGCGCTATACCGAAAGTGCCAAGATCACCCAGAAGCTGATGGAGGACCGGATGTATCCGCTGACCCTCCGCGGCCTGGACGAGGCGTTGCGCTATC contains:
- a CDS encoding VWA domain-containing protein, which encodes MLIDFFFKLREAKLPVTINEYLVLIEGMKAGLAQFSPEEFYYLARTSLVKNEKHFDRFDQVFAAYYKGAQAHFTAIEGQIPEEWLRKLAEKHLTPEEMAEIEALGGWEKLMETLKQRLEEQKGRHQGGNKWIGTAGTSPFGAYGYNPEGVRIGQDRSRHRRAVKVWDQRAFKNYDDDVELGTRNIKVALKRLRAFVREGSDLELDLDDTIRSTARNAGWLDLKLVPEKRNKVKVLLFLDVGGSMDDHVKICEELFSAARTELKHLEYYYFHNFIYENVWKDNYRRFSERTPTMDVLNKFGPDYKVIFVGDATMSAYEIVMPGGSVEHWNEESGQVWLKRFTDHFPKMVWLNPEPQQRWRYTESAKITQKLMEDRMYPLTLRGLDEALRYLSR